In a single window of the Hippocampus zosterae strain Florida chromosome 6, ASM2543408v3, whole genome shotgun sequence genome:
- the rhobtb4 gene encoding rho related BTB domain containing 4 isoform X2: MDIDTDYERPNVETIKCVVVGDNAVGKTRLICARACNATLTQYQLLATHVPTVWAIDQYRVCQEVLERSRDVVDEVSVSLRLWDTFGDHHKDRRFAYGRSDVVVLCFSLANPNSLRHVRTMWFPEIKHFCPRTPIILVGCQLDLRYADLDAVNRARRPLAKPIKPTDILPPERGHEVAKELGIPYYETSIVAQFGVKDVFDNAIRAALISRRHLQFWKSHLKKVQRPLLQAPFLPPRPPRPIVGIPDPPPSEGEGPDSLFCHPLCADVVFLLQGGCARVFAHKVYLATSCSKFYDLFTLELDASRTAPQGERDKSKESSDSEKDDEVSRRGAKEQAGRTKSLDIDKDGVDGGVRGLNRPPLLQRGSLRASQSDNALPSRAQYSLGTPVSGRALSGWGRGFLSVCLERVDDPMTGRPRLMTVVVMDALIQEEPFKAVLQYLYTGSLDEGRGDLMQVATIAELLEVFDLRMMVANVLNRESFMNQEITKAFHVRRANRIKECLNKGTFADVVFRLDDGFLPAHKPLLISSCDWMAAMFRGSFMESYIEEVPIPTTSTACMRGVLEFLYCAMLTPCPDLEAIELIVVANRLCLPRLVALTEQHAVDELLQLVAKGVDIDGHVLAYLELAQFHNAKQLSAWCLHHICTNYNSICRKFPKDMKAMSPENQKSFEKQRWPPVWFLKEEDRYLRSQKEREHEEEILRKQHTKRSWCFWRQPSSSPHVS, translated from the exons ATGGATATTGACACAGACTATGAGCGGCCCAATGTGGAGACGATTAAATGCGTGGTGGTCGGGGACAATGCAGTGGGCAAAACCAGGCTCATATGTGCCCGGGCTTGCAATGCCACCCTCACACAGTATCAGCTGCTCGCCACCCACGTGCCAACAGTTTGGGCCATCGACCAGTATCGTGTATGCCAGGAG GTGTTAGAGAGATCTCGTGATGTTGTGGATGAGGTCAGCGTGTCCTTGAGGCTCTGGGACACATTCGGGGATCATCACAAGGACAGAAGATTCGCCTATGGCAG GTCGGATGTGGTGGTGCTTTGCTTCTCTCTGGCTAATCCCAATTCCCTGCGCCACGTCCGCACCATGTGGTTTCCGGAGATCAAGCACTTCTGTCCACGGACGCCCATCATCCTGGTTGGTTGCCAGCTGGATCTCCGCTACGCTGACCTGGATGCGGTTAATCGTGCGCGCCGACCCCTCGCCAA ACCCATCAAACCGACGGATATCCTGCCTCCCGAGAGAGGCCACGAGGTGGCGAAGGAGCTCGGGATACCCTACTACGAGACCAGCATCGTCGCCCAGTTTGGGGTCAAGGATGTTTTTGACAATGCCATTCGAGCCGCCCTCATCTCCCGCCGTCACCTGCAGTTCTGGAAATCCCACCTGAAAAAAGTCCAAAGGCCACTTCTCCAGGCACCCTTTCTGCCTCCACGCCCGCCACGCCCCATAGTGGGAATTccagacccccctccctccGAAGGCGAAGGCCCCGACTCCCTCTTCTGCCACCCACTCTGTgcagatgttgtttttctgCTGCAGGGCGGCTGCGCTCGTGTTTTCGCACACAAAGTATATCTGGCTACTTCCTGCTCCAAATTCTATGACCTCTTCACCCTTGAACTCGACGCATCCCGCACGGCGCCACAAGGGGAGCGGGACAAAAGCAAGGAAAGCTCGGACAGTGAGAAGGACGACGAGGTGAGCAGACGGGGAGCCAAGGAGCAAGCCGGGCGCACTAAGAGCCTAGACATTGATAAAGACGGGGTCGACGGCGGCGTGCGGGGTCTGAATCGACCCCCGCTGCTCCAGCGCGGCTCGTTACGGGCCTCCCAGAGTGATAATGCACTCCCCTCTCGAGCCCAATACTCTCTTGGAACTCCTGTGAGTGGCCGGGCACTTTCGGGATGGGGAAGAGGGTTCTTGAGTGTTTGTCTGGAGCGCGTTGATGACCCCATGACTGGACGACCACGACTAATGACCGTGGTCGTCATGGATGCGCTCATACAAGAGGAACCATTCAAG GCCGTCCTGCAGTACTTGTACACCGGCAGCCTGGATGAAGGTCGAGGAGACCTGATGCAGGTGGCCACCATCGCTGAGCTCCTCGAGGTGTTTGACCTGCGGATGATGGTGGCCAATGTTCTCAACAGGGAGAGTTTCATGAACCAGGAGATAACCAAGGCGTTCCACGTCCGCAGAGCCAACCGCATCAAGGAGTGTCTTAACAAAGGCACCTTTGCTG ATGTGGTGTTTCGGCTGGACGACGGCTTCCTCCCGGCCCACAAGCCCCTGCTCATCTCCAGCTGTGACTGGATGGCGGCCATGTTCCGTGGCTCGTTCATGGAGAGCTACATTGAGGAG GTGCCCATCCCGACCACAAGTACCGCGTGTATGCGAGGCGTGTTGGAGTTCTTGTACTGTGCCATGCTGACACCGTGTCCTGATTTGGAGGCCATTGAACTAATAGTGGTGGCCAACCGGCTTTGTTTACCACGTCTGGTTGCACTCACGG AGCAGCACGCTGTTGATGAGCTTCTGCAGTTGGTCGCGAAAGGAGTTGACATCGACGGACACGTCTTGGCTTATTTGGAGCTTGCTCAG TTCCACAATGCCAAGCAGCTATCTGCCTGGTGCCTCCATCACATCTGCACTAACTATAACAGCATCTGCCGCAAGTTTCCCAAAGACATGAAGGCCATGTCTCCAG AGAACCAGAAGAGTTTTGAGAAGCAGCGCTGGCCCCCCGTTTGGTTCCTGAAGGAGGAGGACCGCTACTTGCGCTCGCAGAAGGAGCGCGAGCACGAGGAGGAGATCTTGCGCAAGCAGCACACCAAGCGAAGCTGGTGCTTCTGGAGACAGCCGTCCTCTTCGCCGCACGTCTCCTAG
- the rhobtb4 gene encoding rho related BTB domain containing 4 isoform X1, with amino-acid sequence MWVNSGTVGRALSMDIDTDYERPNVETIKCVVVGDNAVGKTRLICARACNATLTQYQLLATHVPTVWAIDQYRVCQEVLERSRDVVDEVSVSLRLWDTFGDHHKDRRFAYGRSDVVVLCFSLANPNSLRHVRTMWFPEIKHFCPRTPIILVGCQLDLRYADLDAVNRARRPLAKPIKPTDILPPERGHEVAKELGIPYYETSIVAQFGVKDVFDNAIRAALISRRHLQFWKSHLKKVQRPLLQAPFLPPRPPRPIVGIPDPPPSEGEGPDSLFCHPLCADVVFLLQGGCARVFAHKVYLATSCSKFYDLFTLELDASRTAPQGERDKSKESSDSEKDDEVSRRGAKEQAGRTKSLDIDKDGVDGGVRGLNRPPLLQRGSLRASQSDNALPSRAQYSLGTPVSGRALSGWGRGFLSVCLERVDDPMTGRPRLMTVVVMDALIQEEPFKAVLQYLYTGSLDEGRGDLMQVATIAELLEVFDLRMMVANVLNRESFMNQEITKAFHVRRANRIKECLNKGTFADVVFRLDDGFLPAHKPLLISSCDWMAAMFRGSFMESYIEEVPIPTTSTACMRGVLEFLYCAMLTPCPDLEAIELIVVANRLCLPRLVALTEQHAVDELLQLVAKGVDIDGHVLAYLELAQFHNAKQLSAWCLHHICTNYNSICRKFPKDMKAMSPENQKSFEKQRWPPVWFLKEEDRYLRSQKEREHEEEILRKQHTKRSWCFWRQPSSSPHVS; translated from the exons GGCCCTCTCCATGGATATTGACACAGACTATGAGCGGCCCAATGTGGAGACGATTAAATGCGTGGTGGTCGGGGACAATGCAGTGGGCAAAACCAGGCTCATATGTGCCCGGGCTTGCAATGCCACCCTCACACAGTATCAGCTGCTCGCCACCCACGTGCCAACAGTTTGGGCCATCGACCAGTATCGTGTATGCCAGGAG GTGTTAGAGAGATCTCGTGATGTTGTGGATGAGGTCAGCGTGTCCTTGAGGCTCTGGGACACATTCGGGGATCATCACAAGGACAGAAGATTCGCCTATGGCAG GTCGGATGTGGTGGTGCTTTGCTTCTCTCTGGCTAATCCCAATTCCCTGCGCCACGTCCGCACCATGTGGTTTCCGGAGATCAAGCACTTCTGTCCACGGACGCCCATCATCCTGGTTGGTTGCCAGCTGGATCTCCGCTACGCTGACCTGGATGCGGTTAATCGTGCGCGCCGACCCCTCGCCAA ACCCATCAAACCGACGGATATCCTGCCTCCCGAGAGAGGCCACGAGGTGGCGAAGGAGCTCGGGATACCCTACTACGAGACCAGCATCGTCGCCCAGTTTGGGGTCAAGGATGTTTTTGACAATGCCATTCGAGCCGCCCTCATCTCCCGCCGTCACCTGCAGTTCTGGAAATCCCACCTGAAAAAAGTCCAAAGGCCACTTCTCCAGGCACCCTTTCTGCCTCCACGCCCGCCACGCCCCATAGTGGGAATTccagacccccctccctccGAAGGCGAAGGCCCCGACTCCCTCTTCTGCCACCCACTCTGTgcagatgttgtttttctgCTGCAGGGCGGCTGCGCTCGTGTTTTCGCACACAAAGTATATCTGGCTACTTCCTGCTCCAAATTCTATGACCTCTTCACCCTTGAACTCGACGCATCCCGCACGGCGCCACAAGGGGAGCGGGACAAAAGCAAGGAAAGCTCGGACAGTGAGAAGGACGACGAGGTGAGCAGACGGGGAGCCAAGGAGCAAGCCGGGCGCACTAAGAGCCTAGACATTGATAAAGACGGGGTCGACGGCGGCGTGCGGGGTCTGAATCGACCCCCGCTGCTCCAGCGCGGCTCGTTACGGGCCTCCCAGAGTGATAATGCACTCCCCTCTCGAGCCCAATACTCTCTTGGAACTCCTGTGAGTGGCCGGGCACTTTCGGGATGGGGAAGAGGGTTCTTGAGTGTTTGTCTGGAGCGCGTTGATGACCCCATGACTGGACGACCACGACTAATGACCGTGGTCGTCATGGATGCGCTCATACAAGAGGAACCATTCAAG GCCGTCCTGCAGTACTTGTACACCGGCAGCCTGGATGAAGGTCGAGGAGACCTGATGCAGGTGGCCACCATCGCTGAGCTCCTCGAGGTGTTTGACCTGCGGATGATGGTGGCCAATGTTCTCAACAGGGAGAGTTTCATGAACCAGGAGATAACCAAGGCGTTCCACGTCCGCAGAGCCAACCGCATCAAGGAGTGTCTTAACAAAGGCACCTTTGCTG ATGTGGTGTTTCGGCTGGACGACGGCTTCCTCCCGGCCCACAAGCCCCTGCTCATCTCCAGCTGTGACTGGATGGCGGCCATGTTCCGTGGCTCGTTCATGGAGAGCTACATTGAGGAG GTGCCCATCCCGACCACAAGTACCGCGTGTATGCGAGGCGTGTTGGAGTTCTTGTACTGTGCCATGCTGACACCGTGTCCTGATTTGGAGGCCATTGAACTAATAGTGGTGGCCAACCGGCTTTGTTTACCACGTCTGGTTGCACTCACGG AGCAGCACGCTGTTGATGAGCTTCTGCAGTTGGTCGCGAAAGGAGTTGACATCGACGGACACGTCTTGGCTTATTTGGAGCTTGCTCAG TTCCACAATGCCAAGCAGCTATCTGCCTGGTGCCTCCATCACATCTGCACTAACTATAACAGCATCTGCCGCAAGTTTCCCAAAGACATGAAGGCCATGTCTCCAG AGAACCAGAAGAGTTTTGAGAAGCAGCGCTGGCCCCCCGTTTGGTTCCTGAAGGAGGAGGACCGCTACTTGCGCTCGCAGAAGGAGCGCGAGCACGAGGAGGAGATCTTGCGCAAGCAGCACACCAAGCGAAGCTGGTGCTTCTGGAGACAGCCGTCCTCTTCGCCGCACGTCTCCTAG